The Phoenix dactylifera cultivar Barhee BC4 chromosome 9, palm_55x_up_171113_PBpolish2nd_filt_p, whole genome shotgun sequence genome window below encodes:
- the LOC103709599 gene encoding serine/threonine-protein kinase 38-like isoform X1 gives MEREMAEGEEDRENGGEGEVAAPVVAEEEVGSSLTMKRVAAAKQFIENHYRNQMKNIQERKERRWFLEKQLASSQVPKEEKINLLKDLERKETEFMRLKRHKICVDDFELLTIIGRGAFGEVRLCREKSSGNIYAMKKLKKSEMVSRGQVEHVRAERNLLAEVASHCIVKLYYSFQDAEYLYLIMEYLPGGDMMTLLIREDTLTENVARFYIAESVLAIESIHKHHYIHRDIKPDNLLLDKNGHMKLSDFGLCKPIDCSKLLTLNEDEPMSDENLNESMDIDGSFSDTNTGRRWNSPHEQLQHWQMNRRKLAFSTVGTPDYIAPEVLLKKGYGMECDWWSLGAIMYEMLVGYPPFYSDDPITTCRKIVHWRHNLKFPEEARLSPEAKDLICRLLCDVEHRLGSGGADHIKAHPWFKDIIWDKLYEMEAAFKPEINGELDTQNFLKFDELEPPTPARTGSGSRKMLLNSKDLSFVGYTYKNFEAVKGFHHSFDMKRSTSPKRPAIDSIFGEVPRTNSAMDSARKSTGGDTDVPMVSSGDAMSP, from the exons aTGGAGAGGGAGATGGCAGAAGGGGAAGAGGACAGGGAGAACGGAGGGGAGGGGGAAGTGGCGGCGCCggtggtggcggaggaggaagtGGGCTCCAGCCTCACCATGAAGCGGGTGGCTGCTGCGAAGCAGTTCATCGAGAACCACTACAGGAACCAGATGAAGAACATCCAGGAGCGTAAAGAAAG GCGTTGGTTTTTAGAGAAACAATTAGCCTCTTCGCAAGTTCCGAAGGAGGAGAAAATCAATTTACTAAAAGATCTGGAGAGGAAGGAGACGGAGTTCATGCGACTTAAAAGGCATAAAATCTGTGTGGATGATTTTGAGCTACTCACCATTATTGGGAGAGGAGCTTTTGGAGAG GTCAGACTGTGCCGGGAGAAGTCCTCCGGCAATATTTATGCAATGAAAAAGCTGAAAAAGTCTGAAATGGTCAGCAGGGGTCAG GTGGAGCATGTTAGAGCTGAAAGGAACCTGCTTGCTGAGGTTGCGAGCCATTGCATCGTGAAGCTCTACTATTCATTTCAAGATGCTGAATACCTATACCTAATTATGGAATATCTTCCGGGAGGGGATATGATGACCCTGCTAATCAGAGAAGATACCTTAACTGAAAATGTGGCTAGATTTTACATCGCCGAGAGTGTATTGGCCATAGAATCAATTCATAAACATCATTATATTCACAG AGATATTAAGCCTGACAATCTTCTCTTGGACAAAAATGGTCACATGAAGCTGTCAGACTTTGGCTTGTGCAAGCCAATTGACTGCTCAAAACTTTTGACTTTGAATGAGGATGAACCAATGAGtgatgaaaatcttaatgagtcAATGGACATTGATGGAAGCTTCTCAGATACAAATACAGGTAGAAGGTGGAATAGCCCCCATGAACAACTTCAGCATTGGCAGATGAACAGGAGGAAACTG GCGTTTTCCACAGTGGGAACACCAGACTATATTGCTCCAGAAGTATTACTGAAAAAGGGATATGGAATGGAATGTGATTG GTGGTCATTGGGTGCTATAATGTATGAGATGCTTGTTGGCTATCCACCATTCTACTCCGATGACCCAATTACCACTTGTCGAAAG ATTGTGCATTGGAGACATAATTTGAAATTTCCTGAAGAGGCAAGGTTGTCACCTGAGGCAAAGGATCTTATTTGCAGATTGCTATGTGATGTTGAACACAGACTTGGCAGTGGAGGTGCAGACCACATAAAG GCCCATCCTTGGTTCAAAGATATCATATGGGATAAACTTTACGAAATGGAGGCAGCATTTAAACCTGAAATAAATGGAGAACTGGATACCCAGAACTTCCTGAAGTTTGATGAA TTAGAGCCACCTACTCCAGCAAGAACTGGTTCTGGATCAAGAAAG ATGTTGCTAAATTCTAAGGACTTGAGCTTTGTCGGATATACTTACAAGAACTTTGAGGCTGTCAAAGGCTTTCATCATTCTTTTG atatgaaAAGAAGTACGTCACCAAAGCGGCCCGCAATCGATTCCATATTTGGTGAAGTGCCTCGCA CCAATTCAGCCATGGACTCTGCTAGGAAATCAACTGGAGGGGATACTGACGTACCCATGGTCTCATCAGGCGATGCAATGTCCCCATAA
- the LOC103709599 gene encoding serine/threonine-protein kinase 38-like isoform X2, producing MEREMAEGEEDRENGGEGEVAAPVVAEEEVGSSLTMKRVAAAKQFIENHYRNQMKNIQERKERRWFLEKQLASSQVPKEEKINLLKDLERKETEFMRLKRHKICVDDFELLTIIGRGAFGEVRLCREKSSGNIYAMKKLKKSEMVSRGQVEHVRAERNLLAEVASHCIVKLYYSFQDAEYLYLIMEYLPGGDMMTLLIREDTLTENVARFYIAESVLAIESIHKHHYIHRDIKPDNLLLDKNGHMKLSDFGLCKPIDCSKLLTLNEDEPMSDENLNESMDIDGSFSDTNTGRRWNSPHEQLQHWQMNRRKLAFSTVGTPDYIAPEVLLKKGYGMECDWWSLGAIMYEMLVGYPPFYSDDPITTCRKIVHWRHNLKFPEEARLSPEAKDLICRLLCDVEHRLGSGGADHIKAHPWFKDIIWDKLYEMEAAFKPEINGELDTQNFLKFDELEPPTPARTGSGSRKMLLNSKDLSFVGYTYKNFEAVKGFHHSFDMKRSTSPKRPAIDSIFANSAMDSARKSTGGDTDVPMVSSGDAMSP from the exons aTGGAGAGGGAGATGGCAGAAGGGGAAGAGGACAGGGAGAACGGAGGGGAGGGGGAAGTGGCGGCGCCggtggtggcggaggaggaagtGGGCTCCAGCCTCACCATGAAGCGGGTGGCTGCTGCGAAGCAGTTCATCGAGAACCACTACAGGAACCAGATGAAGAACATCCAGGAGCGTAAAGAAAG GCGTTGGTTTTTAGAGAAACAATTAGCCTCTTCGCAAGTTCCGAAGGAGGAGAAAATCAATTTACTAAAAGATCTGGAGAGGAAGGAGACGGAGTTCATGCGACTTAAAAGGCATAAAATCTGTGTGGATGATTTTGAGCTACTCACCATTATTGGGAGAGGAGCTTTTGGAGAG GTCAGACTGTGCCGGGAGAAGTCCTCCGGCAATATTTATGCAATGAAAAAGCTGAAAAAGTCTGAAATGGTCAGCAGGGGTCAG GTGGAGCATGTTAGAGCTGAAAGGAACCTGCTTGCTGAGGTTGCGAGCCATTGCATCGTGAAGCTCTACTATTCATTTCAAGATGCTGAATACCTATACCTAATTATGGAATATCTTCCGGGAGGGGATATGATGACCCTGCTAATCAGAGAAGATACCTTAACTGAAAATGTGGCTAGATTTTACATCGCCGAGAGTGTATTGGCCATAGAATCAATTCATAAACATCATTATATTCACAG AGATATTAAGCCTGACAATCTTCTCTTGGACAAAAATGGTCACATGAAGCTGTCAGACTTTGGCTTGTGCAAGCCAATTGACTGCTCAAAACTTTTGACTTTGAATGAGGATGAACCAATGAGtgatgaaaatcttaatgagtcAATGGACATTGATGGAAGCTTCTCAGATACAAATACAGGTAGAAGGTGGAATAGCCCCCATGAACAACTTCAGCATTGGCAGATGAACAGGAGGAAACTG GCGTTTTCCACAGTGGGAACACCAGACTATATTGCTCCAGAAGTATTACTGAAAAAGGGATATGGAATGGAATGTGATTG GTGGTCATTGGGTGCTATAATGTATGAGATGCTTGTTGGCTATCCACCATTCTACTCCGATGACCCAATTACCACTTGTCGAAAG ATTGTGCATTGGAGACATAATTTGAAATTTCCTGAAGAGGCAAGGTTGTCACCTGAGGCAAAGGATCTTATTTGCAGATTGCTATGTGATGTTGAACACAGACTTGGCAGTGGAGGTGCAGACCACATAAAG GCCCATCCTTGGTTCAAAGATATCATATGGGATAAACTTTACGAAATGGAGGCAGCATTTAAACCTGAAATAAATGGAGAACTGGATACCCAGAACTTCCTGAAGTTTGATGAA TTAGAGCCACCTACTCCAGCAAGAACTGGTTCTGGATCAAGAAAG ATGTTGCTAAATTCTAAGGACTTGAGCTTTGTCGGATATACTTACAAGAACTTTGAGGCTGTCAAAGGCTTTCATCATTCTTTTG atatgaaAAGAAGTACGTCACCAAAGCGGCCCGCAATCGATTCCATATTTG CCAATTCAGCCATGGACTCTGCTAGGAAATCAACTGGAGGGGATACTGACGTACCCATGGTCTCATCAGGCGATGCAATGTCCCCATAA
- the LOC103709601 gene encoding nuclear speckle RNA-binding protein A-like, which translates to MSDRYRRYSSPERDPRADPRAGIRGSLLSDGSTVASDHMQSAGDPRGTSDSLRSDIPIRPGSYGSDHLSGAGSHATPGFSGLAAGATIRGYTPLEEPGLTRRDALGIKPGIRDVPNPLVKSDGASADQSNILFVDGLPTDCTRREVAHLFRPFIGFKDIKVVHKEPRRTGDKAHVLCFVEFNDAKCALTALEALQEYKFDARKQDSPVLRIQFAKFPFRPSSVCDDRRHGGGPN; encoded by the exons ATGTCCGATCGCTACCGGAGATACTCTTCTCCCGAAAGAG ATCCAAGAGCAGATCCAAGAGCCGGTATTCGTGGTTCTCTTTTATCTGATGGTTCTACTGTAGCATCTGATCACATGCAGAGTGCTGGTGATCCAAGGGGCACATCAGATTCTCTGCGGAGTGAT ATACCGATACGACCTGGAAGTTATGGTTCAGATCATCTTTCTGGAGCAGGAAGTCATGCTACGCCTGGATTTAGTGGTTTGGCTGCTGGAGCTACCATAAGAGGATATACTCCATTAGAAGAGCCAGGCTTAACAAGAAGAGATGCATTAGGCATTAAGCCTGGCATCAGAGACGTACCCAATCCTTTGGTAAAATCTGATGGTGCATCTGCAGATCAGTCTAATATCCTTTTTGTTGATGGCCTTCCTACTGATTGTACAAGGAGAGAAGTAGCCC ATCTCTTCCGCCCTTTTATTGGTTTCAAGGATATCAAAGTTGTACATAAGGAGCCTAGACGT ACTGGAGATAAGGCTCATGTCCTGTGCTTCGTGGAGTTTAATGATGCCAAATGTGCTTTAACTGCTCTGGAAGCTCTTCAAG AATATAAATTTGATGCCAGGAAACAGGATTCGCCAGTCTTAAGGATCCAATTTGCGAAATTCCCTTTCCGTCCATCTTCTGTATGTGATGACCGGAGACATGGAGGTGGCCCAAATTGA